TGCCATGCTTGATGTTTCTGCTTGTGCCGCGAGTGAAGCAATCATGGTTGCTGTTTCGACTCCCTCACGTCCCACCATAAATGCGGAAAAGAAGAAAGCGATCATCCAGGCGCGGCTGGAAGACTGTTCCGATGCTTTATTGAAGCCATCGGTAATTTCTTTCTTCATAAACTTGCCCATCTTGCTCATATGCACTGTGCAATAAATGACTGATACGGCAGCGACCAGTGCCATTATCCCCATCCAAAATGGAGAAATAGCGCCGATGCGAGCCAGCACTACCCCTAGCAATGCAGACAGTAGTAGCGCAAAACCCACGCCACTATGTACTGCAGGGATGAGTTCGCGACGGTTAGTTTGTGTTAAATAAATTAATGAAATTGCAATGATCAAAAAAGCTT
This genomic interval from Candidatus Nitrotoga sp. AM1P contains the following:
- a CDS encoding FTR1 family iron permease; protein product: MFQTLMITFREGLEAFLIIAISLIYLTQTNRRELIPAVHSGVGFALLLSALLGVVLARIGAISPFWMGIMALVAAVSVIYCTVHMSKMGKFMKKEITDGFNKASEQSSSRAWMIAFFFSAFMVGREGVETATMIASLAAQAETSSMAIGAMIGVLLAALLAWAWVKFGRRINLQKFFQFTAVFMTIFALQLIFYAFHEFTEAGALPLVDNAYWHVATEPWSPEGEYSQWLSYSFGILPLGWLIYAYFSDRKTNAAKPAS